From a single Shewanella denitrificans OS217 genomic region:
- a CDS encoding porin — MKKTLLATALLGMFVSQTAAASEETQELRKIIEQQQKVLKDLEKRLEQTEQRVEKTADVVESTASSKSATTIGGYGELHYNNISDNLKNTDKKEFDFHRFVLFVGHEFNSTTRFFSELEVEHSIAGEGKKGEVELEQAYIEHDFNDMLTGKAGLFLMPVGIINETHEPTTFYGVERNPVEKDIIPATWWEGGLNLNIKAAPGVAFDTAVTSGLYIPQGKEYKIRDGRQKVSEAKGEDLAYTGRVKYTAVPGLELAATVQYQSDLTQGEAGVDTASATLVSAHAIYNIENFTVKALYAQWNIDGKEAEALGRDKQNGFYIEPSYRINDQFGVFARYNEWDNNAGDNAADTKKKQTNVGVNYWLHENVVFKADYENIGGAADSDGFNLGVGYQF; from the coding sequence ATGAAGAAAACATTACTTGCTACCGCACTTTTAGGCATGTTTGTAAGCCAAACTGCAGCGGCGTCTGAAGAGACTCAAGAATTACGTAAAATCATTGAGCAACAACAGAAAGTATTAAAAGATTTAGAAAAGCGTCTCGAGCAGACAGAACAACGTGTAGAAAAAACTGCCGACGTGGTTGAATCAACTGCCTCTAGTAAATCAGCAACCACTATTGGTGGTTATGGTGAGCTGCACTACAACAATATCTCTGACAATCTAAAAAACACCGATAAGAAAGAGTTCGATTTCCACCGTTTCGTATTGTTTGTTGGCCACGAGTTCAACAGCACAACCCGTTTCTTCTCTGAATTAGAAGTTGAGCACTCCATTGCTGGCGAAGGTAAAAAAGGCGAAGTTGAATTAGAACAAGCCTATATCGAGCATGACTTTAACGACATGCTAACCGGTAAAGCGGGTCTATTCCTAATGCCAGTGGGTATCATCAACGAAACTCACGAACCAACGACGTTTTACGGTGTTGAGCGTAACCCAGTTGAGAAAGACATCATCCCAGCGACTTGGTGGGAAGGGGGTCTTAACTTAAATATTAAAGCGGCACCTGGTGTTGCCTTTGATACTGCTGTGACTTCAGGTTTGTATATTCCTCAGGGTAAAGAATACAAAATCCGTGATGGTCGCCAAAAAGTCTCTGAAGCTAAAGGCGAAGACTTAGCCTACACCGGCCGTGTTAAGTACACTGCGGTGCCAGGTCTTGAGCTTGCAGCGACTGTGCAATACCAGTCAGACTTAACCCAAGGTGAAGCAGGTGTTGATACAGCATCAGCGACTTTAGTGTCAGCTCACGCTATCTATAACATTGAAAACTTCACTGTTAAAGCGCTTTATGCCCAGTGGAACATAGATGGTAAAGAAGCTGAAGCCTTAGGCCGTGATAAGCAAAACGGTTTCTACATCGAGCCGTCTTACCGCATCAATGACCAGTTTGGGGTATTCGCTCGTTACAACGAGTGGGACAACAACGCTGGCGACAATGCTGCTGATACCAAGAAAAAGCAAACCAACGTAGGTGTGAACTACTGGTTACATGAAAATGTGGTATTTAAAGCTGATTATGAAAACATCGGCGGCGCTGCAGATTCTGACGGCTTTAACTTAGGTGTTGGTTACCAATTCTAA
- a CDS encoding GNAT family N-acetyltransferase, whose product MNGFNERHTGAVYRETISSFVKDEDDKTVDGILGEIKWGWLYIEGLWIADDVRGSGLGAKLLQQLEAYALSKGVSNVRLETTSFQALDFYVKQGYTVFGQLPDMPPTFTSYFLKKQTGI is encoded by the coding sequence TTGAATGGATTTAACGAGCGCCATACTGGGGCTGTTTATCGCGAAACGATCTCTTCTTTTGTTAAAGATGAAGATGATAAGACGGTGGACGGGATCCTTGGGGAAATAAAATGGGGCTGGCTATATATAGAAGGCCTGTGGATAGCCGATGATGTTCGTGGCAGTGGGTTAGGGGCTAAATTACTGCAACAACTGGAAGCGTATGCTTTATCTAAAGGGGTGAGCAATGTTCGCTTAGAAACCACTTCATTCCAAGCATTAGATTTCTATGTAAAACAGGGCTATACGGTATTTGGTCAGTTGCCCGATATGCCGCCCACTTTTACCAGCTACTTTTTAAAGAAGCAAACGGGTATCTAG
- the metF gene encoding methylenetetrahydrofolate reductase has protein sequence MAFHHAQHAQSLNQSLSEVNGAINVSFEFFPPSTPEMEQLLWSSVRRLEPLKPKFVSVTYGANSGVRDRTHSVIERIQQETQLVAAPHLTLVDASDEELVDLAKQYWQSGIRDIVALRGDLPAGQPKPTRFAADLVRLLRSVADFDISVAAYPEGHPDARNAQADLINLKRKIDAGANRAITQFFFDVESYLRFRDRCVTAGIDVEIIPGILPVTNFTQLKRFAAMTNVALPQWLHQQFSGLEDDPATRQLVGANVAIDMVKVLSREGVKDFHFYTLNRAELTYAICHTLGVRPKVAV, from the coding sequence ATGGCTTTTCATCATGCACAGCACGCCCAATCATTGAACCAAAGCCTATCTGAAGTGAATGGCGCGATTAATGTCTCCTTTGAATTTTTTCCGCCATCGACCCCGGAGATGGAACAGTTGTTATGGAGCTCAGTGCGTCGCCTAGAGCCGCTAAAACCTAAGTTTGTTTCCGTGACTTATGGTGCCAACTCTGGCGTACGTGACAGAACCCACTCTGTGATTGAGCGCATTCAACAAGAAACCCAATTAGTGGCTGCGCCTCACTTGACCTTAGTGGATGCCAGTGACGAAGAGCTAGTCGATTTAGCCAAGCAGTATTGGCAGTCAGGCATTCGTGACATAGTGGCACTTAGGGGGGATTTGCCAGCAGGTCAGCCTAAGCCAACCCGTTTTGCTGCAGATTTAGTGCGCTTGCTGCGCTCTGTCGCCGACTTTGATATTTCAGTCGCCGCCTATCCAGAAGGGCACCCCGATGCGCGCAATGCTCAGGCAGACTTGATTAATCTAAAGCGAAAAATTGATGCCGGTGCAAATCGTGCCATCACCCAGTTTTTCTTCGATGTGGAATCCTACTTACGCTTTCGCGATCGCTGCGTTACCGCCGGCATCGATGTGGAAATCATCCCAGGCATATTACCTGTGACTAACTTTACTCAGTTAAAGCGTTTTGCGGCCATGACCAATGTGGCCCTGCCGCAATGGCTACATCAGCAGTTTTCGGGCCTTGAAGACGACCCCGCTACCCGCCAGTTGGTGGGCGCCAACGTCGCCATCGACATGGTCAAAGTCTTGTCCCGTGAAGGGGTGAAGGATTTTCATTTCTACACCTTAAATCGCGCCGAACTCACCTACGCCATCTGCCACACCTTAGGGGTGAGACCAAAAGTGGCAGTGTAA
- a CDS encoding TonB-dependent receptor domain-containing protein, producing MKTKPSFTVNKLSLAIASLISVASVFPALPVYSQDAVKIEHSEINAQSTETAQSTQSTESSPSAQGESFPIEPIEVISVVGRLRTSASAATEERREQVNVTDIMGAEQIARTGDGDAAAALRRVTGLTLKDGKFIYVRGLGERYSSTSLNGATVPSPDPTRNVVPLDMFPASIIESLSVQKSASANAPAAFGGGHVDIRTKSIPADFFFKASVGGRYNTNDTDDALGYSLDNSGLGKDDGKRAMPDAIANTTNQYGGISPIDIVTGSQGGINYPAAQQLNRELALGMHRDMTVQAQDSSPGFKGDIAIGDRWDLSDEMILGVISAFSYKKQQDNYRKKELELDGDASNINIENQKDIMGTDSIVQVSGMVNLGLEIGYNHKIETFTTYLHDTSDDVSMGIEETIDTLGEPNALQIFGIGYEERSLISNQIKGHHFIEYLNDAEFNWKFSDARSERYAPNEMSYTYNVILDDANKVLSRNLNTQDAPKYVYSRLEDDSQNYGWDVSYPINFDGALVKITTGYEYFERSRESYATRLGFDVDLSPSDVNGGILSQDFNQIFSNANISSDVLGLELKDASTDTEDYIAAEMNDAAFISLDIDFEDVWRVYAGVRYEDFRRVTLPIDPEGKISDEGGRYQLDDYAIAEDAWFPSISVTWKQTDTTQWRLGASKTLVRPDLREVSPVRFQDPVTGFDFFGNPELKSSDIYNLDLRWEYYSDSGNNLSVGAFYKDVDAPIEPIQRISEAGRQLKFYNAESGYIYGIETEFLQQLGFLGDEGSLWEDFFIAGNLTLGDSAIDIASNGEIDPTHHSRVMTGHSKWVANMQLSYDSSDDYHSATLVYNIFGERIAYGGRGGLDDVFEQPFNSLDFTYSFFPTDSISIKLKAKNMLDETTEYKQQGQLVYAKEPGTEYSLQFSYEY from the coding sequence ATGAAAACCAAGCCGAGTTTTACCGTCAATAAGCTAAGTCTTGCCATTGCCTCATTGATTTCAGTGGCCAGCGTATTTCCAGCCTTACCCGTATACTCGCAAGACGCTGTGAAAATAGAACACAGCGAAATCAATGCTCAATCAACAGAAACCGCTCAATCAACTCAATCTACTGAATCAAGCCCGTCAGCTCAGGGTGAATCCTTCCCCATTGAGCCCATTGAAGTGATTTCAGTGGTGGGGCGACTGCGTACCTCGGCATCGGCGGCGACTGAAGAGCGCCGTGAGCAAGTTAACGTCACGGATATCATGGGCGCAGAGCAAATTGCCAGAACCGGTGATGGTGACGCCGCCGCAGCCCTTAGGCGGGTAACGGGTTTAACCCTAAAAGATGGCAAGTTTATTTATGTTCGCGGCCTAGGGGAGCGCTATTCCAGCACCTCACTCAATGGCGCAACTGTGCCATCGCCCGATCCCACCCGTAACGTGGTGCCTTTGGACATGTTCCCGGCCTCAATTATTGAGTCTTTATCGGTGCAAAAGTCGGCTTCAGCCAATGCGCCAGCGGCCTTTGGCGGCGGGCATGTGGATATACGCACTAAATCGATTCCGGCAGACTTCTTCTTTAAAGCTTCGGTAGGCGGGCGTTACAACACTAACGACACAGATGATGCTCTAGGTTATAGCTTAGATAACAGCGGCTTAGGTAAAGATGATGGCAAGCGCGCCATGCCTGATGCCATTGCCAATACCACTAATCAGTATGGCGGCATAAGCCCCATTGATATTGTTACCGGCTCTCAGGGCGGGATTAATTATCCTGCGGCGCAGCAGCTTAACCGTGAACTTGCCCTTGGCATGCACAGGGATATGACAGTGCAGGCTCAGGATAGCTCACCTGGCTTTAAAGGGGATATTGCCATCGGCGATCGCTGGGATCTCAGTGATGAGATGATTCTTGGCGTTATCTCGGCGTTTTCTTATAAAAAGCAGCAAGACAACTACCGTAAAAAAGAGCTTGAGCTTGATGGTGATGCCAGCAATATTAATATCGAAAACCAAAAAGACATCATGGGCACAGACTCAATCGTGCAAGTTTCGGGCATGGTGAATTTAGGTTTAGAAATCGGCTATAACCACAAAATTGAAACCTTCACTACTTATCTGCACGATACTTCAGACGATGTGTCCATGGGCATAGAAGAGACCATAGATACCTTAGGTGAACCCAATGCCTTGCAAATATTCGGCATAGGTTATGAAGAACGTAGTCTTATTAGCAATCAGATAAAAGGCCATCATTTTATTGAATATTTAAATGATGCCGAATTTAATTGGAAGTTTTCCGATGCGCGCTCAGAGCGTTATGCGCCCAATGAAATGTCATATACCTATAACGTGATTTTAGATGATGCTAACAAGGTGTTATCGCGCAATTTGAACACTCAAGATGCGCCTAAATATGTCTATAGCCGCTTAGAAGATGACAGCCAAAACTATGGCTGGGATGTAAGCTACCCCATCAACTTTGATGGCGCCCTGGTTAAAATCACCACAGGTTATGAATACTTTGAGCGTAGCCGTGAAAGCTATGCCACCCGTTTAGGCTTTGACGTGGATTTAAGCCCAAGTGATGTTAATGGCGGCATATTATCTCAAGATTTTAATCAGATTTTCTCAAATGCCAATATCAGCAGTGATGTCTTAGGTTTAGAGCTTAAAGACGCCTCAACCGATACCGAAGATTATATTGCCGCCGAGATGAATGACGCGGCGTTTATCAGCCTAGATATCGACTTTGAAGATGTGTGGCGGGTGTACGCTGGGGTGCGTTATGAAGACTTTAGGCGGGTCACTTTACCGATAGATCCAGAGGGCAAAATATCCGATGAGGGCGGCCGTTATCAGCTTGATGATTACGCCATCGCTGAAGACGCTTGGTTCCCTTCAATATCAGTAACCTGGAAGCAAACCGATACTACTCAGTGGCGCCTTGGCGCGAGCAAAACCTTAGTGCGACCAGATTTACGCGAAGTGTCACCGGTGCGCTTTCAGGACCCAGTTACAGGCTTTGATTTTTTCGGCAATCCAGAGCTTAAAAGCTCAGACATTTATAACCTAGATTTACGCTGGGAATACTATTCAGATTCGGGCAACAACTTAAGTGTTGGTGCTTTTTATAAGGATGTGGATGCGCCCATTGAGCCTATTCAGCGGATCTCAGAAGCCGGACGTCAGCTTAAATTTTATAATGCTGAATCTGGCTACATTTACGGTATCGAAACTGAGTTTTTACAGCAGTTAGGCTTTTTGGGCGATGAGGGCAGCCTGTGGGAGGATTTCTTTATCGCAGGCAACTTAACCTTAGGGGATTCGGCCATAGATATCGCCAGCAATGGTGAAATCGACCCAACACATCATTCACGAGTCATGACTGGGCACTCAAAATGGGTGGCCAATATGCAGCTAAGTTATGACTCCTCAGATGACTACCACAGTGCCACCTTGGTTTATAACATTTTTGGTGAGCGCATTGCTTATGGTGGTCGCGGCGGGCTTGATGATGTGTTTGAACAACCTTTTAACAGCCTAGATTTCACCTACAGCTTTTTCCCAACCGATAGCATAAGCATCAAGCTGAAGGCGAAGAATATGCTCGATGAAACCACGGAATACAAGCAGCAAGGCCAGCTGGTCTACGCCAAAGAACCGGGCACAGAATACAGCCTGCAGTTTAGCTATGAGTACTAA
- a CDS encoding DMT family transporter has product MIYKNYAILFAIGFIWGSQFIFQELALNSFSPIWLGSCRAILGTITLSLICKMMGLKGASNQWRLFTLIGLLEASIPFVLIPWGQQHLTSSITAILMGTIPFYTLMFAPLFIKDARISMGSTLSLIVGFCGLLILFYPELSSGTGTINLTSSIAIIIAAVCFALALLLLNRVRDEHPLIVARNVLSMASIQLMVIALIMLPMEFTQASLTSVFSLLYLGVICAGAVYYLYMVSIKNAGAVFTSMTNYLVPAVGVLIGALIANESIQTTTWVALAVIIFALIINQSMTIKK; this is encoded by the coding sequence ATGATATATAAAAATTACGCAATCCTATTTGCTATCGGCTTTATTTGGGGCTCTCAATTCATCTTTCAAGAGCTGGCATTAAACAGTTTCTCTCCCATTTGGCTAGGCAGCTGCCGAGCGATACTTGGGACAATAACCTTATCCCTAATATGTAAAATGATGGGCCTGAAAGGCGCGAGTAACCAATGGCGACTGTTTACCTTAATAGGGCTATTGGAGGCTAGCATACCCTTTGTGTTGATCCCTTGGGGACAGCAACACTTGACCAGCTCTATCACGGCCATCTTGATGGGAACGATCCCCTTCTATACGCTAATGTTCGCCCCACTATTCATTAAAGATGCAAGGATCAGTATGGGGAGTACCCTAAGCCTGATTGTTGGTTTCTGTGGGTTATTGATCCTATTCTATCCCGAACTGTCTTCAGGGACTGGAACGATAAACCTAACCAGTTCCATAGCAATTATCATCGCTGCTGTGTGCTTTGCTCTTGCACTACTATTGCTCAATCGCGTTAGGGATGAACATCCATTAATTGTGGCTCGAAATGTCCTTTCCATGGCGAGCATTCAACTGATGGTAATTGCACTCATAATGCTCCCAATGGAGTTTACTCAAGCCTCTTTGACTTCAGTATTCTCACTACTTTACTTAGGAGTGATATGTGCGGGCGCCGTTTATTACCTTTACATGGTAAGTATAAAAAATGCGGGAGCAGTATTCACTTCAATGACCAATTATCTAGTCCCTGCAGTTGGGGTGCTAATAGGTGCACTAATCGCGAATGAATCAATCCAAACAACAACTTGGGTAGCATTAGCTGTCATTATTTTCGCCTTAATTATTAACCAATCAATGACGATAAAAAAATAA
- a CDS encoding nuclear transport factor 2 family protein, which yields MKKIIMFLCGFALSGLVEAGDKNLEDFAKSYFKAWQTSQSPNASKKDLEHYLSFLADDVGHQHLPYDPDDSRSPEGKEQFRKGMTYYLGTHTSYEAKLDKVVTGHNVIVITYSTSSSGKHAHTGQVINQSYDTMEVLEIDKEKVSVIRKYSK from the coding sequence TTGAAAAAAATTATCATGTTTCTATGTGGTTTTGCTTTATCCGGTTTGGTAGAAGCTGGAGACAAAAACTTGGAAGATTTTGCAAAATCATACTTTAAGGCATGGCAAACATCCCAATCCCCTAATGCTTCTAAAAAAGACCTTGAGCATTACCTTTCTTTCCTTGCTGACGATGTCGGACATCAACATTTACCTTACGATCCAGATGATTCTCGCTCCCCTGAAGGGAAAGAACAATTTCGAAAAGGCATGACTTATTATCTAGGCACTCATACTTCATATGAAGCCAAGCTTGATAAAGTCGTTACCGGTCATAATGTGATTGTAATAACCTACTCAACATCAAGCAGTGGTAAGCATGCTCACACGGGTCAGGTCATTAATCAAAGCTATGACACCATGGAAGTGCTCGAAATTGACAAGGAAAAAGTATCAGTCATTCGAAAGTACTCGAAATAA
- a CDS encoding GNAT family N-acetyltransferase: MQVTNDQGEVLAGAAARSFGDWLLLDTLWVSEALRGQDIGSKVLAEIEAMGLARGCTKCLLDTLNFQAKPFYEQRGYQVQWVQEGYPKTGCKYFMIKQLSE; this comes from the coding sequence GTGCAAGTCACCAATGATCAAGGTGAAGTGTTAGCTGGCGCCGCGGCGCGCTCTTTTGGAGATTGGTTATTATTGGACACGCTCTGGGTGAGTGAGGCGTTAAGAGGTCAAGACATTGGCAGTAAAGTGTTAGCTGAAATTGAAGCTATGGGGCTAGCAAGGGGCTGTACAAAGTGTTTGCTCGATACGCTCAACTTCCAGGCCAAACCTTTTTATGAGCAGCGGGGTTATCAAGTGCAGTGGGTACAAGAAGGTTACCCTAAAACGGGCTGTAAATACTTTATGATCAAGCAGCTCAGCGAATGA
- a CDS encoding cysteine-rich CWC family protein — translation MTAEVTKFSPKESLTQTADTCPLCQQANLCAATTNTPIAACWCQSQTFPPKAVLATSQQAKLTAPACICQSCLVVLKQQ, via the coding sequence ATGACTGCTGAGGTAACTAAATTTTCTCCCAAAGAGTCGTTAACTCAAACTGCCGATACTTGCCCTCTGTGCCAGCAAGCAAACTTGTGCGCGGCGACAACCAATACTCCCATAGCAGCGTGTTGGTGCCAGTCACAAACCTTCCCGCCTAAAGCCGTACTGGCAACATCTCAGCAAGCTAAATTGACGGCGCCTGCTTGTATCTGTCAGTCCTGCCTTGTCGTGCTAAAACAGCAATAG
- a CDS encoding SRPBCC family protein: MLKKIILALAVIIALPLIAALFLKTHYSVVRSITVERPNAQVFDYIKHLKNQDNFSKWAMMDPDMKKTYRGEDGMAGFVSAWASENPDVGVGEQEIIKITPNERVDFELRFLSPFEATEPAYMSTKPVSDTSTQVDWGFSGHMDYPMNLMLAVMDFETMIGNDLQEGLNNLKQVLEAKPVKESLPEPVEPEVFDSLEEQAAPLELKAAH; this comes from the coding sequence ATGTTGAAAAAAATCATCCTTGCCTTGGCTGTCATTATTGCCTTGCCGCTTATCGCCGCGCTATTCCTTAAAACCCATTATTCAGTGGTGCGCAGCATCACCGTAGAGCGCCCTAATGCGCAGGTGTTTGACTATATTAAACACTTAAAAAATCAAGATAATTTCAGTAAGTGGGCCATGATGGACCCAGATATGAAAAAAACCTATCGCGGCGAGGATGGTATGGCGGGCTTTGTGTCTGCTTGGGCCAGTGAAAATCCTGATGTGGGCGTCGGTGAGCAGGAAATTATCAAGATAACCCCTAACGAAAGAGTCGATTTCGAACTGCGTTTCTTATCTCCTTTTGAGGCCACTGAGCCTGCATATATGAGCACTAAACCCGTTTCTGATACGAGCACCCAAGTAGATTGGGGCTTTAGCGGCCACATGGATTACCCAATGAATCTGATGTTAGCTGTGATGGATTTTGAGACCATGATAGGCAACGACTTACAAGAAGGGCTAAATAATCTGAAACAAGTGCTCGAGGCCAAGCCTGTTAAAGAAAGCCTGCCTGAGCCTGTTGAGCCTGAAGTTTTCGATTCCTTAGAGGAGCAGGCCGCTCCCTTAGAGCTTAAAGCTGCACACTGA
- a CDS encoding PepSY domain-containing protein, producing MTKSSHPSQKFRRQDWKNQVLRALRPWHRRLGLCSALFIMLLVVTGVAINHSQDFKLDTAQVRQGWLLDYYGISAPKSLSVFSVSPQVLAATDTQLWLNDKRILESQRPLIGAVQLGTSLVAIDSQQAYLFSLSGELYETQGLSTGLPQGIEAMAYDESGVWLKTAQGLFLSDEDLVEWQPASTVQSARSDIAWLTPIAKTELAKEQWQAIELNARSGHLTWERVMQDLHSGRLFGSLTVWLWDLFALALLMVVGTGCWIWWRQTPSRK from the coding sequence ATGACCAAAAGTAGCCATCCGAGCCAAAAATTCAGGCGCCAAGACTGGAAGAATCAAGTGCTAAGGGCGCTACGCCCCTGGCATAGACGCTTAGGTCTGTGCAGTGCCCTGTTTATTATGCTGTTAGTGGTAACTGGAGTGGCCATTAATCACAGCCAAGACTTCAAACTAGACACAGCTCAAGTTAGGCAGGGCTGGTTACTGGATTATTACGGTATTAGTGCACCTAAAAGCCTGAGTGTTTTCAGTGTTAGTCCTCAAGTGCTAGCTGCCACAGACACTCAATTATGGCTGAATGATAAACGTATTCTCGAGAGTCAAAGACCCTTGATTGGCGCGGTTCAACTGGGGACATCTTTGGTTGCCATTGATAGCCAGCAAGCGTATTTATTTTCATTATCGGGCGAGCTTTATGAAACTCAAGGCCTAAGTACAGGCTTGCCTCAGGGCATAGAAGCGATGGCCTATGATGAGTCTGGTGTGTGGCTTAAAACGGCCCAAGGACTGTTTTTAAGTGATGAAGACTTAGTGGAATGGCAGCCTGCTTCGACAGTGCAGAGTGCTCGCTCAGATATTGCATGGCTCACTCCCATTGCAAAAACTGAACTCGCCAAGGAGCAGTGGCAGGCTATCGAGCTTAATGCTCGCAGCGGTCATTTAACCTGGGAGCGAGTCATGCAGGATTTACACAGTGGCCGCTTGTTTGGTTCTCTGACTGTGTGGCTGTGGGATTTATTTGCGCTGGCACTATTGATGGTGGTCGGCACGGGCTGCTGGATCTGGTGGCGGCAAACTCCAAGTCGAAAATAA
- a CDS encoding FMN-binding protein, whose protein sequence is MKLISLLLLGISFLFTSAQAEQVQYSSSQEFIQHAFEGELPKAKVFWLDDKAKAVIEEILSHSFNKMRLRYWQQGDASVWIMDEIGKEAPITVGVHVKAGAIVETKVLVYRESRGDEVRHAFFTDQFKAAKLQADNKLDKHIDGITGATLSVRALTKLSRIALWLDAHVNKTEASS, encoded by the coding sequence ATGAAATTAATCAGCTTACTACTGCTTGGCATAAGTTTCTTGTTCACTTCGGCTCAGGCCGAGCAAGTTCAGTATTCGTCTTCCCAAGAATTTATTCAGCATGCCTTCGAAGGCGAGCTACCCAAAGCCAAAGTATTTTGGCTCGATGACAAGGCCAAGGCTGTTATCGAAGAGATTTTATCCCATAGTTTCAACAAAATGCGCTTACGTTATTGGCAGCAAGGTGATGCCAGTGTGTGGATCATGGATGAAATTGGTAAAGAGGCGCCGATCACCGTTGGGGTGCACGTTAAAGCGGGCGCCATAGTGGAAACTAAGGTGTTGGTGTACCGTGAGAGTCGCGGCGACGAAGTGCGTCATGCCTTTTTTACCGACCAATTTAAAGCCGCCAAGTTGCAAGCGGATAATAAGTTAGATAAGCATATCGATGGTATCACAGGGGCGACCTTGTCGGTGCGCGCTTTAACTAAGCTATCCCGCATTGCCTTGTGGCTCGACGCTCATGTTAATAAGACAGAGGCGAGCTCATAA
- a CDS encoding RidA family protein, translating to MTINLPNYSNPAELFDPTPFGFCHTVKVPSNGELVYISGQSGGEGPEHILNEDFRHQVQVLLSNLNIALTAHELHFDDVIKITILIVDHNVDKLEIWSEEMQKRWSTTLPASTLIPVPNLAITGMKIEVDAIAFKSA from the coding sequence ATGACAATTAATCTCCCTAATTACTCCAACCCAGCAGAGCTATTTGACCCAACACCATTCGGTTTTTGTCACACAGTCAAAGTCCCATCAAATGGTGAGTTGGTGTATATCTCAGGACAAAGTGGTGGTGAAGGACCTGAACACATTTTAAATGAAGATTTTCGTCATCAAGTCCAAGTCCTGTTATCAAACCTTAATATTGCGCTCACAGCACACGAATTACATTTTGATGACGTAATAAAAATTACCATTCTTATTGTGGATCATAATGTCGATAAACTTGAAATTTGGAGTGAAGAAATGCAAAAACGCTGGTCAACAACACTCCCAGCAAGCACGCTAATCCCAGTCCCTAATTTGGCGATTACGGGAATGAAAATTGAAGTCGATGCCATTGCTTTTAAATCTGCATAA